The sequence TGGAATATTTCTTAAAGAGGATCATTGAGATAGATCCGGTGATCTGCTGATAAATTGTATGAACTTATTAAGATAGTAACTTACCTGTGATTGTTCATACTTTTTGTCCTCATTACTTCTACACTTTAGTTACACAGCACATGGTTTTGTGAAAGATTAGATTCAAATTCACCGTGTCCTTGTAAGCCATTTTCAGGTTGAAGGAGGCGGCGCCTTCGTAATTGTCAAAATCCAATCAATGATCAAACTTGTCAAGTTATTAAGTCATTGGATAACTGGTTTAATCGATAGGTCACTGATTGAATCGATAATTATGATGCATTCatttataaagaagaaagaaaaatatttgttATAGAAAAGTTGATAATCATACTTGAATTTAAATTtgtccataaattctaatttcatacttctttgatctattttctaattcaacaaatatgattaaaaacaaaacaattagcttataattaatataacataatattgtaattaatttaaaacatatatacctTTTTTAGTCTCCCTAGGATGCACATGTTACAGGTAAAGTCGGGTTTGTCTTGACCCGAATCCGACCCTAAATAATaatcgggtctatttttgagacccttacccgaccctagatCCGATGAAATCACAGCAAATTAGCTCCAAAGTATTTGGATCTAAGTCGAGTCTTCAGACCGGATCAAGTCATGTGCACCTCTAATTTTTGGTCGAACCAATTGATCCAGTTCAATTTTTACAAGGGCGTCTTGAGTAAATAAGAAATCCCTTTACCTAGAATGAAACACTTTATTCAAACTTTGgtttttttaacttttcttttcTCAAGTCCTCAATGGAATGATATGAATAAATAATACTggtcaaaccaaaaacaaaatatttgTTCCCACTAAAAATATGGGTTATACTACCGTgctgaaagaaaaatttttctgCTAGTGCTAAAAGTACGTGGCATGGGAAAAGAAAGAATGCATGTTTAGATTGTTGCTAAAGTCTCGGATAATTCCTGCATGATAGCAGAGTGTGATGTACGAGGATTAAGTACAATTAATCAGTTAATGGAGAGAAATGCGTTAATGATGGTGATTATGGTATTGGACTTTTTTTTAAGATTAAGAAAATATTTGGGCTCATACTAAGGTTTGGTTTTTTCGATTATTGAACAAAGATGAAGTGAGTAAAATATATGATGGGTTGTATTGGCTATGGAGTtataaatgaattttttttgtaaatatatTTTTGGAAGTTTTTTTTTATTGAGTTGTTAACTTTTGGTCAGTTTGACATAATATGcagttcatttttctttttattgagaGAGATACTAATTGTTAATTTAGATATTGAAATTGTCATGACAAAAAAAACTGAAATTGTAAAAAAGAATTTATTACTACTTAAATGTATATTTAGATTGAAGTCTGTAGATGAAAAAATTGATGTTGATTAAAAGTGAGTTAGGATTAACATCATTTATGTTTAGCAAGCTTTTATATAAAAATagattataataaattaaatattatttggattatattactcaaaattaattttagataaaaattattaaaaagacaTAAATTTAAATNNNNNNNNNNNNNNNNNNNNNNNNNAataaaattttcataaaaaataattatatacacAAAAGATATGAGTACTAAAAAAATTacgagaaaaaaaataaagcacaaagtaaataaaaactaactataATAACTATAAAACAAAGTAATATTTATAAcccaaaataatattaaataaatcatGAGTAAtctatcaaatattttttataaatatttataacccaaattaacttagtgaaaaaaAGTCCAATACCATAATCACTATTATTAATGTATttctcttcaaaaaaaaaaaacttaatactGTCGACTGTATATGAATATAATTTTCAACGGTCTCTTCGTAATGGATTCTAGAGTTTGTGAGTCTGAGCGATAACCGAAGATAGCCCCATGAGAGGTGGCTTTGTGAGAGGGGGAGCTGCTAGACCGCATGGGCCAAGGCTGAGCACAAGGTCGGAAGGAGAGTTGTTACACAGGTCTTTGAAGAAGGTGAGAAAGAtagcagaagatgaagaattTACTGAAAATTCTACACCAGTAGctagaaaagaagattggatggAAGAAGAAAGGGGTATTGAAGGAGCAGAAGCAGATATACATGTAATCGAAGTGATGAGAGCAAACAATGAAGAAAACAGCAAGAGATCATTTGCCCAACTGTCAGGGCAGGAAAAGCACAACAAGGGGGAAGTGGAAAGGAAGCAGAGAAGGATTCTCAGGAGGACAAAATGGAAGAAGAAAGTGCTGAGGAGAGTGACGAAGAACCGGAAATTAGCATTGAAAAAACTGAAAATGGGGTATACAATCTGGTGATCAGCAAATCTTTGAAAAAAGAAATTTGCAAGGAATGGTGGGAATCAATCATAGTTAAGCTCCTGGAAAGGAGAATTTCTCTTGTGGCTCAAAAGAAGACTAGAGAAAATGTGGGGGAAGAACGGCAGCATTGACGTTATCGATCTTGGAAATGATTTCTTCCTTTTGAAATTCTATAATATGGAAGACTTGGATTTTGCACTCATGGAGGGGCCCTGGAAAATTCTTGACCACTACTTAACCATTAGATGGTGGAAACCAGAATTCAACCCCCTCACAGCAACAATAGATACACTGGCAACTTGGATTCGTCTCCCAGGCCTTGCGATAGAGTATTACAATAGAACAATATTGGAGAAGATTGGCAACATTGTTGGGAGGACCATGAAGATTGACATGACAACAGAAAACATCTCCAGAGATAAATATGCTAGAATTTGCGTAGAGATAGATTTAAGCAAATCCCTGGTGTCCCAATACCAGATCAATGGTATCACTCATCTAGTGAAATACGAAGGCCTCTATATGGTGTGTTTCAACTGCGGCTGCTTTGGACATGAAAAATTCTCATGCCGAAGCTTAAAGTCACAAGAAAAACCAGAAGCCAGTAACAATAATGAAGGAAAGGGAGACGAAAAGGCAGGGAcggaggaagaagaagggggcAGAATTGGAAAAGGGGAGTTAAGTAAGGGCAAAGGCGTAATTGCAGAGGAGAATAACGGATTTGGCCCTTGAATGCTAGTCCAAACTCCAAAGGACAAGGGGGaagaaattattgaaaaatggAGAGAGAACCAGTAACGgccaaaaaggaaaagaaaaagttttgTCGTACGGGAAGCACACCTCTTGCTTTGCAGCTCTGCAGCATGAGGTAGTGGAGGGAGACAAGGAGACAAATGAGGTTGTGGTGATACCACAAAAGGATGAGAGCGATAAGACAAATCCAGCTGGAAGCAAGGCAaccacagaaaaaaaaaaaaaagaaataaaggagCTTTGGAGAGGAATACTCCTACAAAACTAAAAGATCAAATTCCACAAGAAAATAACCAGACCCACAAAAATAGCCCAAAACCAAGACAGACAAATAGCAAGATGCAAGAAATCCAAAACCAGACCAACCCAACTCTTGCCCCTACAACAGCCCAAACCATGAGAAAAGAAAGAACCCAAACCAAGACTAAAACCCAAACCCAAGAAGAGACTAGCATGAACATTACTGACAAAGCCGTTCATTTTCAGGAAAATTGGGCAAACAACAACCAAACCCAAGACTCTCAAATCACTGAAATGGTTGAGGCCACTGGAATACAGGCTTGCGACATGGAGGAACTGCCTGACCCAGTCCCGCCAGACTTTGGAGCCAGAAATTCAGAAGATCTAGTAGAAGCCATGGAAGTTTTTGAAAGGGAACCAGCCCAAGGAGAAGCACAGGAAGAAGTACCTCCTTCATTAACGAGGGAGGATATGCATGATTATTAAGAGGCCTTGAGCCTCTTTGCTTTCCCAACCTTTTGGGTTAAGGTGTCTTTGTTTTGGTTTAGAGTTTTGGATAAGACTTTTGCGTCATATAATGAAGATCATGATGTGGAATATTAGAGGGGCAGCAAGCAAAAGTACCATTCGCATCCTCAAGGAGTTGCAAAACCAAAAGAAACCTGACCTCACTATTCTGGTAGAAACCAAATGTAGCGGAAATAAAGGAAGAGAGGTGATTAAGGCAATGGGATTCAATCATGCCATAGTCGAAGAAGCCGTCAGTTTCATTGGAGGGATCTGGATCCTCTGGAAGAATGATGATTTCAAAATCAAAGTTATGTCAACCCACAAGCAATTTGTGCATATGGAAATTGAAAACAATCAATAGAGGAGATGGAGCCTTACGGCTGTGTATGCAAGTCCACATGAAGCACAAAGAAAAGAAATGTGGGAGCTTTTGCATAACATCTCAAGAAACATGAACTTACCGTGGCTGATGATAGGTGATTTCAACGACATCGCAGAGCAAAGTGAGAAGAAAGGAGGAGGGGGAAATGATGCCCATGCGTGTAGACGTTTCAGAGGCTAGATTGACAAATGCAACCTCATAGACGTAGGCTATTCAGGATCAAGATTCACATGGAAGGGGGGAATAAGAGAAGGCCAAGAAAGAGTTTATAAAAGGCTGGATCGAGCTTTATGCAACTCAGAGTGGCGTACAAATTTTCCAAATGCATTTGTGGAGGTGTTGCCAAGAATACAATCAGACCATCACCCTTTGCTGCTACACACAAGACCTGATAATAGTACCCAAGGAAAGAGACCTTTCAGGTATGAAGCCATGTGGAATACACATGAGGACCTCCCAAATGTTATTAGAAGTGCTTGGAATAATGAGTATGACTTTCCAGTAGCCTTAAACAATTTAACTAAAAGTCTGAAAAAATGGAATAATGAAACTTTTGGTAACATATTTCGAAGAAGAGGAGGATTTTGAATAGAATTCAAGGGATACAAAAATCTAGGCTTTATGGTAGGAATAAGTTTCTTGATGGGATGGAAAAAGACCTTTCGGAGGAATTGGAAAAAAATCCTTGATCAAGAGGAGATCTTCTGGCTACAAAAATCCAGACAAAAATGGCTAGTAGAAGGAGATAGAAACACTAAATATTTTAACACAAAAACTCTGGTGCGCAGAAGGAAGAACAAGATAGTGAAGCTGAGGAACAATAATGGTATCTGGTGTGAAGAGGTAGAAGCTGTAAAATCGATAGTCTCAAATTTTTTCACTGACCTATACCGAGATGAAAGACCAGAGCACCCCACTATTCGATGCAACTGGCAATATAAAAgattagaagaagaacaaaaacaGATGTTAGAAAGAATGCCCATTCCAAGTGAGATTGAAGAAGCTATCCACAACATAGGTTCCCTAAAGGCGCCTGGAGAAGACGGATACCATGTGTTGTTCTTTAAAGAAAATTGGAAGGTCCTCCAATGCTCCATCTGCGCTTTCATTCAGAAACTATGGCAAGACCCCCC is a genomic window of Arachis ipaensis cultivar K30076 chromosome B06, Araip1.1, whole genome shotgun sequence containing:
- the LOC107646436 gene encoding uncharacterized protein LOC107646436 encodes the protein MWGKNGSIDVIDLGNDFFLLKFYNMEDLDFALMEGPWKILDHYLTIRWWKPEFNPLTATIDTLATWIRLPGLAIEYYNRTILEKIGNIVGRTMKIDMTTENISRDKYARICVEIDLSKSLVSQYQINGITHLVKYEGLYMVCFNCGCFGHEKFSCRSLKSQEKPEASNNNEGKGDEKAGTEEEEGGRIGKGELSKGKGVIAEENNGFGP